From Granulicella sp. WH15, the proteins below share one genomic window:
- the qatC gene encoding Qat anti-phage system QueC-like protein QatC, with translation MPYTVVIDKLASTSEKFPVVSIKDHDGKSVGTLDVQSTAFGLKRLPNRVAIDFLLIAATVYSLDKIVLRTDASNSWTRVFDVTIPVSETGLWTNASSSLNACVSFLTGDTWTFNFVEAKRQLLGASAIGRVIPKIAEIGAVSLFSGGMDSLAGVIDWLEGNPSKGLLLAGHHDGQMTGPFGDQKNILPTLRKTYPGRIAQSLVRVGNTGESSEITLRGRSLLFIAVAVCVASGYGFEGPLILPENGTIALNVPLSPSRRGSCSTRTAHPFYIALLAQVFAEVGLKYPIENPLMMKTKGEVARTCANQALFRELVGSSVSCAKRGHKRTWTNKHVKSCGRCMPCIYRRAALQSAGLDNELYGSDICAGEVDFNDTKTEGPADLRACLSFVQRNPSRREIATLLLANGSLDVIHLDSYADLVVRAFEEIRQLFRAKGTKELKRMAGIKI, from the coding sequence ATGCCTTACACGGTTGTGATCGACAAACTAGCTTCTACATCAGAGAAATTCCCAGTTGTCAGTATCAAAGATCATGACGGCAAATCGGTCGGCACACTCGATGTGCAGTCGACGGCCTTTGGGCTGAAGCGCTTGCCAAATCGAGTCGCAATTGACTTTCTACTAATTGCGGCCACAGTTTACAGTCTCGATAAGATCGTTCTGAGAACCGATGCATCGAACTCCTGGACCCGCGTCTTTGATGTCACCATCCCGGTTAGCGAGACCGGCCTATGGACCAACGCGTCCAGTAGTTTGAATGCCTGTGTCTCTTTCTTGACTGGAGATACATGGACCTTCAATTTTGTTGAAGCCAAACGTCAACTGCTCGGTGCTTCCGCGATTGGCCGCGTGATTCCAAAAATCGCAGAAATCGGTGCCGTCTCGTTGTTTTCTGGAGGGATGGATTCACTCGCAGGCGTGATCGACTGGCTGGAAGGAAATCCGAGCAAAGGTCTTCTTCTCGCCGGACATCATGACGGGCAGATGACCGGGCCCTTCGGGGATCAAAAGAACATTTTGCCGACCCTTCGTAAAACGTACCCCGGCCGTATTGCTCAATCTCTGGTACGTGTCGGCAATACCGGCGAGTCTTCCGAGATTACGTTACGGGGTCGCTCGCTTTTGTTCATCGCGGTCGCGGTGTGTGTGGCATCCGGATACGGATTCGAAGGCCCGCTTATCTTGCCAGAGAACGGTACGATCGCGCTAAACGTTCCACTTAGTCCTTCACGTCGAGGATCTTGTAGCACGCGCACCGCACACCCGTTCTACATTGCTCTGCTGGCACAAGTCTTCGCAGAGGTGGGACTGAAATATCCCATAGAAAATCCCCTCATGATGAAGACAAAGGGTGAGGTAGCTCGCACATGCGCCAACCAAGCGCTTTTCCGAGAACTAGTTGGGTCTTCAGTTTCGTGCGCGAAGCGCGGACACAAAAGAACGTGGACAAATAAGCATGTGAAGTCGTGCGGTCGGTGCATGCCCTGCATCTATCGCCGCGCAGCTCTCCAATCCGCAGGCCTCGACAACGAGCTCTATGGGAGCGACATCTGCGCCGGTGAAGTCGACTTCAACGACACCAAGACGGAAGGACCAGCGGACCTCCGTGCGTGCCTTTCATTCGTGCAAAGGAACCCATCGCGGCGGGAGATTGCCACCCTCCTTCTGGCAAATGGTTCCTTGGACGTGATCCACCTGGACAGCTATGCTGATCTCGTTGTTCGAGCATTCGAAGAGATTCGCCAACTATTTCGCGCGAAGGGAACGAAGGAGCTAAAGCGAATGGCGGGGATTAAAATTTGA
- a CDS encoding P-loop NTPase fold protein gives MWADNETSDDLIGFQVHADLIRNVVSDDRMLPVTIGLFGDWGGGKTSIMKMLQRDLAPDRWSDQDVEQTLYQDVAVVYFNGWLFEGYDDAKSAILSSILLSLGDHKRFGPKIRDNAVSLLKSVEWMRLAKFGLKHVVVPAVAAAATGGMAAIPAVLAASAGLGHATKEKSEGEGSHDKAESEGSWFKAKEEEHASNVRTFRERFSKLLVDSDIKTLVVLIDDLDRCSPERVIENLEAIKLFLSVPSTAFVIGADPRIVEHAIRLRYTERAGGEETVENKRLVKDYLEKVIQIPYRLPRLSSSEIETYMSLLFCGLYLGKNDSDRCIAQSHRERTANRYSAFGFAKVKETLGKEPNGSLSESLIFSATAAPLIAKGLEGNPRQVKRFLNAFILRKKLAEVAKLSHIKDDVLVKLMILEYTDDGLFKDLFAKQASQAGLPLELAALEKAGSDESAYNEASKDLIKGWRDDATRKWIALEPALANVDLRDYFWIARDKLDATFAGLSMVSPLTRAVLADLLSGVTVQRNTGLETAKQLGGDELKMLYELLDQAIMRQPDDKKGFDAMRLLMEKGIAGAGERYNGMLLAVPFSKANIAAGTDVGNLVNAHAEFRTVLQPALNRLKESNEKIGAAYRTTTKGGKK, from the coding sequence ATGTGGGCGGACAACGAAACCTCAGATGATTTGATTGGATTCCAGGTCCACGCAGACCTTATTCGCAACGTCGTTTCAGACGATAGGATGTTGCCCGTCACCATTGGGCTGTTCGGCGACTGGGGCGGTGGTAAGACGAGCATTATGAAAATGCTGCAACGCGATCTCGCGCCCGACCGATGGAGCGACCAAGATGTGGAACAGACTCTCTACCAAGACGTCGCTGTTGTCTACTTCAATGGCTGGCTATTCGAAGGCTACGACGACGCCAAGTCGGCGATCCTCTCATCGATCCTTCTCTCTTTGGGTGATCATAAGAGATTCGGGCCAAAGATTCGCGATAACGCCGTCTCGTTATTGAAGTCGGTTGAATGGATGCGGTTAGCAAAATTCGGATTGAAGCATGTCGTAGTTCCAGCGGTTGCCGCTGCTGCAACGGGTGGCATGGCCGCGATTCCGGCAGTACTCGCCGCTTCAGCAGGACTCGGCCATGCCACCAAGGAAAAATCCGAAGGAGAGGGCTCCCACGATAAGGCAGAAAGCGAAGGGTCCTGGTTCAAGGCCAAGGAAGAGGAACACGCATCAAACGTCCGCACGTTTCGCGAACGTTTCAGCAAGCTTCTCGTGGACAGCGACATCAAAACTCTCGTTGTCTTGATCGATGACCTTGATCGCTGCAGTCCAGAGCGCGTAATCGAAAACCTAGAAGCGATCAAGTTGTTTTTGAGCGTTCCATCTACTGCTTTTGTTATCGGTGCTGATCCTCGCATTGTTGAGCACGCAATCCGCCTCCGCTATACGGAGCGAGCGGGAGGTGAAGAAACAGTAGAGAACAAGCGCTTAGTCAAGGATTACCTCGAAAAGGTAATCCAGATTCCGTACCGCTTACCTCGACTATCCAGCTCGGAGATAGAGACCTACATGTCTCTGCTTTTCTGCGGACTCTACCTCGGGAAGAACGATTCCGACCGCTGTATCGCTCAAAGCCACAGGGAACGGACGGCTAATCGCTACAGCGCATTCGGGTTTGCTAAGGTGAAAGAGACATTGGGCAAAGAGCCAAATGGATCGCTGAGCGAATCGCTCATTTTTTCCGCTACTGCAGCCCCCTTGATTGCTAAAGGACTTGAAGGCAATCCAAGGCAAGTGAAACGCTTTCTGAATGCGTTCATTCTGCGGAAGAAACTTGCAGAGGTCGCAAAGCTTAGTCACATCAAGGACGACGTGCTCGTCAAGCTCATGATCCTCGAATACACCGACGATGGATTGTTTAAAGACCTGTTTGCGAAACAGGCCAGCCAAGCAGGCCTTCCATTGGAACTTGCTGCTCTTGAGAAAGCTGGTTCAGACGAAAGCGCCTATAACGAAGCTTCTAAAGATCTGATCAAGGGTTGGCGGGACGACGCTACCCGGAAGTGGATTGCTCTTGAACCGGCTCTGGCGAACGTCGACTTGAGGGATTACTTCTGGATTGCGCGGGATAAGCTGGACGCGACCTTTGCCGGCCTTTCGATGGTCAGTCCGCTCACGAGGGCAGTACTGGCAGACCTTCTTTCGGGCGTCACGGTACAGCGGAACACCGGCCTCGAAACGGCGAAGCAGCTTGGAGGCGATGAACTCAAGATGCTCTATGAACTCCTTGACCAAGCAATTATGCGCCAGCCGGACGATAAGAAGGGGTTTGACGCGATGCGCTTATTGATGGAAAAAGGTATTGCAGGCGCCGGAGAACGGTACAACGGAATGCTCCTCGCAGTTCCATTTTCCAAGGCAAATATCGCTGCAGGCACCGATGTAGGGAATCTTGTCAATGCCCATGCGGAGTTTCGGACAGTACTCCAGCCTGCCCTCAACCGACTCAAGGAGTCGAATGAAAAAATCGGAGCCGCATACAGGACAACGACCAAAGGGGGCAAGAAATAA
- a CDS encoding MarR family transcriptional regulator — translation MNDRVNPSQAGRASALAAELRALFGKLKRKLREQGGQNDLTPSQVSVLLRIERDGPAAVSSLARAEGMRPQSMSTIITSLLEAGLVNGSPDPNDRRQTLMSLSRKCQKLLRDGRAARQDWLTTTIQKKLSSQEQERLASAVDLLARLIED, via the coding sequence ATGAATGATCGGGTGAATCCTTCTCAAGCTGGGCGCGCCTCTGCACTTGCAGCAGAGCTTCGGGCACTCTTTGGCAAGCTCAAGCGAAAGCTGCGTGAACAAGGTGGGCAGAACGATTTGACGCCTTCGCAAGTCTCCGTTCTGCTTCGTATCGAGAGAGACGGTCCCGCGGCGGTGTCGAGCCTGGCCCGAGCTGAGGGAATGCGCCCTCAGTCGATGAGCACCATCATCACATCGTTGCTGGAAGCCGGATTGGTGAACGGCTCGCCGGACCCGAACGATAGACGACAGACCTTGATGTCACTCTCCCGAAAATGCCAGAAGTTACTCAGGGATGGTCGCGCCGCAAGGCAGGATTGGCTCACAACCACAATCCAGAAGAAGCTCTCTTCCCAGGAACAGGAGAGGCTTGCTTCTGCCGTCGACCTGCTCGCGCGCCTTATTGAAGACTGA
- a CDS encoding isochorismatase family protein, with protein MPVTTLDPKTALIVVDLQKGIINLPFIHPVAGVIERTCALLDAFRQRNLPVVLVNVAGGAPGRTEQPRRFSTLPEGFSDLIPELNRQASDIVVTKRTWGAFASTDLEAQLKANGVTQVIVTGVATGTGVEATARQAYEAGFNVTLALDAMTDSRSEAHEYSLASVFPRLGETGSTNDILNLLATRSL; from the coding sequence ATGCCAGTCACAACGCTTGATCCAAAGACCGCCCTTATTGTCGTTGATCTCCAGAAAGGCATTATCAACTTACCCTTTATCCATCCGGTTGCTGGAGTCATTGAGCGAACCTGCGCTTTGCTTGATGCCTTTCGTCAGCGCAATCTCCCGGTCGTTCTGGTCAATGTCGCTGGAGGCGCACCAGGTCGGACGGAGCAGCCGCGCCGTTTCTCGACGCTACCCGAGGGATTCAGCGATCTGATTCCGGAGCTGAATCGCCAGGCCAGCGATATCGTGGTGACGAAGCGGACGTGGGGCGCGTTTGCGAGTACAGATCTAGAAGCGCAATTGAAGGCCAACGGGGTAACGCAGGTCATTGTCACTGGAGTGGCGACCGGAACCGGCGTCGAAGCCACGGCTCGCCAGGCCTATGAGGCAGGCTTCAATGTAACGCTTGCCCTCGATGCCATGACCGATTCGCGCTCCGAAGCGCACGAGTACAGTCTTGCAAGTGTTTTCCCCCGACTCGGAGAAACAGGCTCAACCAACGACATTCTTAACCTGCTGGCGACGAGGAGCTTATAA
- a CDS encoding MFS transporter: protein MKNPAASAFRALSIFNFRVWSAGALVSNIGTWMQRVAQDWLVLTQLTHHDASAVGIVMALQFAPQLLLLPWTGFAADHLNQRKLLMVTQATMGVLALALGVLTIAGNIRLWQVYVFAFLFGSAAALDAPVRQTFVAELVGDEHLHNAVALNSTSFNAGRMIGPAVAGLLIAKVGTGWAFAINGLSFAAVLISMSMFRVSELYPNTRARRSGGGFLEGFRYVWGRQDLRAILVMLFLIGTFGLNFPIFTSTMAVKVFHTDARGFGLLSSIMAIGTISGALIAAGRAKPKFGSLFVGSVVFGIGCTLAALAPGYWWFAAALVVIGVAALTLTNATNSMMQLTTEPAMRGRVMALRLAVALGGTPIGAPIVGWVANRFGPRWALGVGASSGFAAALVAIYVLTRRSGLNDADLPRWRLGSRT, encoded by the coding sequence ATGAAGAATCCAGCGGCGAGTGCTTTCCGCGCTTTGAGCATCTTCAATTTTCGTGTGTGGTCAGCGGGCGCTCTGGTCTCTAACATCGGGACATGGATGCAACGTGTTGCTCAGGACTGGCTCGTCCTTACGCAGCTCACACATCATGATGCCTCCGCTGTTGGGATCGTTATGGCGTTGCAGTTTGCACCGCAGCTTCTTTTGTTGCCTTGGACCGGGTTTGCCGCGGATCATCTCAACCAGCGCAAGCTCCTGATGGTCACCCAAGCGACGATGGGAGTGTTGGCCCTGGCTCTGGGAGTCCTTACGATCGCGGGCAACATCCGTCTTTGGCAGGTCTATGTATTTGCATTTTTGTTTGGCTCGGCGGCCGCATTGGATGCTCCCGTGCGCCAGACTTTCGTGGCCGAGTTGGTGGGCGACGAGCACCTCCATAATGCAGTGGCGCTGAACTCTACATCCTTCAATGCTGGCCGTATGATCGGTCCTGCAGTTGCTGGTCTGCTCATAGCGAAGGTGGGAACTGGGTGGGCGTTTGCGATCAATGGCCTGTCATTCGCTGCGGTCTTGATCTCGATGTCGATGTTCCGCGTTTCCGAGCTGTATCCAAACACAAGAGCCCGACGCAGTGGCGGAGGTTTTCTAGAAGGATTCCGCTATGTCTGGGGTCGTCAGGATCTCCGAGCGATCCTGGTCATGCTGTTTCTGATCGGGACCTTCGGACTCAACTTTCCGATCTTTACTTCGACGATGGCTGTCAAAGTCTTCCACACCGATGCACGAGGCTTCGGATTGCTGTCCTCCATCATGGCTATTGGTACCATCTCTGGAGCGTTGATCGCAGCAGGTCGTGCCAAGCCGAAGTTCGGCTCATTATTTGTCGGCTCAGTGGTCTTCGGAATCGGATGCACCCTGGCTGCGCTGGCGCCCGGTTACTGGTGGTTCGCCGCTGCTCTTGTGGTCATTGGTGTTGCGGCCCTGACACTTACCAACGCGACCAACAGTATGATGCAGCTCACGACAGAGCCTGCCATGCGCGGCCGAGTCATGGCCCTGCGCCTCGCCGTCGCGCTTGGAGGTACGCCGATAGGTGCTCCGATTGTGGGTTGGGTGGCAAACCGTTTCGGTCCCCGGTGGGCACTTGGCGTAGGTGCGTCATCGGGGTTTGCCGCGGCCCTGGTTGCGATATATGTCCTGACCAGACGAAGCGGATTGAACGATGCTGACTTGCCTCGATGGCGTCTCGGCAGTCGCACTTGA
- a CDS encoding AraC family transcriptional regulator codes for MDPLSEVLALLKPQSLTSGGFMVPGDMAIYFPKHQGIKCYAMLAGQCWLVVEGVPEPVLLQAGDCFLLPRGLPFRLTTDLSLEPVHYTLAWGYLSKGKDVPVVPEGARYIAGGFFGFTGSHAEMLLSSLPSIVHIRRESDKAAMRWSLERLREELRDPQPGGSLIAQQLAYMMLIQALRLHLADAASAGRGWLSALSDKHMSIAIISMHNDPGYPWTLQSLAERVGVSRSVFALRFRETVGTTPMEYLTRWRMLLAADRLKNSSDGLSAIAQSLGYESESAFGKAFRRIMGCSPRQYARPGVLRAISAKQGPEEHEIVVTG; via the coding sequence ATGGATCCTCTCTCCGAGGTTCTGGCCCTGCTCAAGCCTCAGAGCTTAACCTCCGGCGGCTTTATGGTGCCGGGCGATATGGCCATTTACTTCCCGAAGCATCAGGGCATCAAGTGCTACGCCATGCTCGCCGGCCAATGCTGGCTGGTGGTCGAAGGCGTGCCCGAGCCTGTGTTACTCCAGGCCGGGGACTGTTTCCTGCTCCCGCGCGGACTTCCCTTCCGGCTCACCACGGATCTCTCGCTCGAACCGGTCCACTACACACTCGCGTGGGGCTACCTCAGCAAAGGCAAGGACGTCCCGGTGGTCCCCGAAGGTGCCCGATACATCGCAGGAGGCTTCTTCGGGTTCACAGGAAGCCACGCCGAGATGCTTCTGAGCTCGCTGCCGTCCATCGTCCACATCCGCCGCGAGTCGGACAAGGCCGCCATGCGCTGGTCGCTCGAGCGCCTTCGCGAGGAGCTTCGGGACCCACAACCCGGTGGTTCGCTGATTGCGCAACAACTCGCCTACATGATGCTTATCCAAGCCCTGCGCCTGCATCTGGCTGACGCCGCCAGCGCCGGTCGAGGCTGGCTTTCTGCACTGTCTGACAAGCACATGAGCATCGCCATCATTAGCATGCACAACGACCCAGGATATCCCTGGACGCTGCAATCGCTGGCCGAACGTGTCGGCGTGTCGCGCTCGGTCTTCGCACTACGCTTCCGCGAGACCGTCGGCACCACTCCCATGGAGTACCTCACCCGCTGGCGCATGCTTCTGGCTGCCGACCGGCTGAAGAACTCCTCAGACGGCCTCTCCGCTATCGCTCAGTCGCTCGGCTACGAGTCTGAGAGCGCCTTCGGTAAGGCCTTCCGCCGCATTATGGGCTGCTCTCCAAGACAGTACGCTCGGCCGGGTGTGCTGCGCGCTATTTCTGCGAAGCAAGGCCCTGAAGAGCACGAAATTGTTGTAACCGGATAG
- a CDS encoding SDR family oxidoreductase, whose protein sequence is MRIFITGAPGFIGSELVPELIKAGHSVLGLTRSDVGAEKLRAVGAEVLHGNIEDLDSLRKGAADSDGVIHLAFNHDFSQFEKNAADDRNAIIAMGEVLLGSNRPFVVTSGTAIAANENGKASTEDGPTAAWNPRAASEAAVKKLTARGVNTSVVRLPQVHDTRKQGLVPYLLAVAREKGVSAYIGDGSNRWPAAHVSDVARLYRLAFERAEPGAIYHAVDEEGVTMKAIVEAHGRGLKVPVVSIKPEEAEAHFGWLGRFAGHDMPSSSAITQQKLNWKPTGPGLIADLDGMDYTQA, encoded by the coding sequence ATGCGTATCTTTATAACTGGAGCGCCCGGTTTTATTGGGTCGGAGCTTGTGCCGGAGCTAATCAAAGCGGGGCATAGCGTACTGGGGCTGACGCGCTCGGACGTCGGTGCTGAAAAACTACGTGCGGTGGGAGCCGAGGTGCTGCATGGAAATATCGAGGACCTCGACAGCCTGCGCAAGGGCGCAGCCGATTCCGATGGCGTGATCCACCTGGCCTTCAACCATGACTTCTCCCAGTTTGAGAAGAACGCTGCAGATGATCGCAATGCGATCATCGCGATGGGGGAGGTACTGCTGGGCTCGAACCGGCCGTTCGTCGTGACCTCAGGCACGGCGATCGCAGCTAACGAGAACGGCAAGGCATCGACGGAGGACGGCCCGACTGCTGCATGGAACCCGCGTGCGGCTTCGGAGGCGGCAGTGAAGAAGTTGACGGCGCGCGGCGTGAACACCTCAGTGGTGCGGTTACCGCAGGTTCACGACACACGCAAGCAAGGGCTGGTGCCCTATCTCCTTGCCGTGGCCCGCGAAAAGGGAGTCTCGGCATATATCGGCGACGGCAGCAATCGCTGGCCCGCGGCGCACGTCTCCGATGTGGCACGCTTGTACCGTCTGGCATTTGAGAGGGCAGAGCCGGGCGCGATCTACCATGCGGTGGACGAGGAGGGCGTGACCATGAAGGCCATCGTCGAAGCGCATGGCCGGGGACTAAAAGTGCCGGTGGTCAGCATCAAGCCCGAGGAGGCTGAGGCACACTTCGGCTGGCTTGGCCGCTTCGCCGGGCATGATATGCCGTCCTCGAGCGCTATCACGCAACAGAAGCTGAACTGGAAGCCAACCGGGCCGGGCCTGATCGCCGACCTGGACGGTATGGACTACACGCAAGCCTGA
- a CDS encoding glycosyltransferase 87 family protein, with translation MDGIAMLSTEVHRSRRQMFLWLVTACAALFFCFRGPYRAIYHMGTDFASPYVAGWRFWHGVNPYPQEGFLNLWHTLGAPLSVQLNQSDSSPVYPPLTLVWMAPFCALPWHVAVVLYTVLCATLYIALLLRLGRLLPGKDLRLLLLAYGLAFSPIHAGMATANLSILGFILAAHALLSIRSSPAIAGILVALALCFKPTIGAPAAALLLFFCCWTELAWCISVTGAAAIFSYWKLHAVPGWKEVYSSNVHYLFGPHGVASYYTLADSRFDLLNLEVPLYGMTRSFLLTNLFAYGITAILFAWWAWKFIPLQRLDWAAISSLCLIALLPVYQRNYCAGFVIFAVLWALAKGKESGQARLLLLLSVCFLVPGEALLRSYSSHLPAFLLAPLWKNLLFAYDTWAIVGMIVLVLASRDSAPPSAAATK, from the coding sequence ATGGACGGAATCGCCATGTTATCGACCGAGGTCCATCGCTCCAGACGGCAGATGTTTTTGTGGCTTGTAACAGCCTGCGCGGCGCTCTTTTTTTGCTTTCGCGGGCCATACAGGGCTATCTACCATATGGGCACGGATTTTGCCTCGCCTTATGTCGCGGGATGGCGGTTTTGGCATGGGGTGAACCCGTATCCACAAGAAGGCTTTTTGAATCTTTGGCATACGCTGGGAGCGCCGCTGTCCGTTCAACTGAACCAGTCGGATTCCAGCCCGGTATATCCTCCCCTTACTTTGGTCTGGATGGCCCCCTTTTGCGCACTGCCGTGGCATGTGGCGGTCGTCCTCTATACCGTGCTTTGCGCCACCCTGTATATCGCCCTGCTTCTTCGCCTGGGCAGGCTACTCCCGGGCAAGGACTTGAGGCTATTGCTACTCGCCTATGGCTTGGCGTTCTCTCCGATTCACGCTGGAATGGCCACGGCCAATTTGAGCATTCTCGGTTTTATCCTTGCGGCTCATGCTCTCCTGTCAATTCGAAGCAGCCCCGCGATTGCCGGTATCCTCGTGGCTCTGGCTCTGTGTTTCAAGCCGACGATCGGTGCGCCTGCTGCCGCGCTGCTCCTGTTTTTCTGCTGCTGGACGGAACTAGCCTGGTGCATCTCCGTTACCGGAGCCGCAGCCATCTTTTCCTACTGGAAGCTGCACGCTGTCCCAGGTTGGAAAGAGGTGTATAGCAGCAATGTTCATTATCTGTTTGGTCCTCATGGAGTCGCCAGTTACTACACTTTGGCGGACTCTCGCTTCGATCTGCTGAATCTGGAAGTCCCTTTGTATGGGATGACGCGTAGTTTTCTGCTCACGAATCTTTTTGCCTATGGCATCACGGCGATCCTGTTTGCCTGGTGGGCATGGAAGTTCATTCCTTTGCAGCGGCTCGACTGGGCTGCAATTTCGTCACTTTGCCTGATCGCATTGCTTCCTGTTTATCAGCGCAACTATTGCGCGGGCTTTGTGATCTTCGCGGTTTTATGGGCTTTGGCCAAGGGCAAGGAAAGTGGACAGGCGCGCCTTCTTCTTCTGTTGTCGGTATGTTTTCTCGTGCCTGGTGAGGCCCTTCTCAGGAGCTACTCTTCGCACCTGCCAGCTTTTCTTCTTGCCCCTCTATGGAAGAACCTTTTGTTCGCCTATGACACATGGGCGATCGTCGGAATGATCGTTCTTGTCCTCGCAAGCCGTGACTCCGCACCTCCCTCCGCAGCCGCAACCAAATAG
- a CDS encoding LysR family transcriptional regulator, producing the protein MEIHQLRYFCAVVETGSFTKAAEREGIAQPSLSQQIRRLEQSLGAELFVRQSRVIRLTHAGTVLYPYAQEILKQSKRASAQVRQLETDIRGPLRIGVIPTVLPYLVAPHLPEFSRQYPEVDVILTEDITSSLVQKLRTTDLDLIVVSLPLRDPDIVCSELMHDPLVLVTPENHRLISPQETRNFDLSGERLMLLKEGHCFRENMLTACKRNSAEMAPVFESDHFGSIFPLVAAGAGVTIAPLMAASHAAHCTISPLPKPQFRRIGYARLKTNATFKPLSAFIKWLRSVASERSKAM; encoded by the coding sequence ATGGAAATCCATCAACTTCGTTACTTCTGCGCAGTCGTAGAAACGGGTAGCTTTACCAAGGCCGCAGAACGAGAGGGCATCGCACAGCCCTCGCTCTCGCAGCAGATCCGTCGATTGGAACAATCGTTGGGCGCAGAGTTGTTTGTGCGCCAGAGCCGCGTTATTCGACTGACTCATGCAGGCACGGTGCTTTATCCGTACGCGCAGGAGATCCTAAAGCAATCGAAGCGAGCCTCTGCGCAGGTCCGCCAGCTTGAAACAGATATTCGCGGGCCTCTGCGGATTGGCGTGATCCCAACCGTGTTGCCTTATCTGGTCGCTCCGCATCTTCCCGAATTCTCCCGCCAATATCCTGAGGTCGACGTCATCCTTACAGAAGACATCACAAGCAGCCTGGTGCAGAAGCTGCGCACAACTGACCTCGATCTCATCGTCGTAAGCCTTCCACTGCGAGACCCGGATATCGTGTGCAGCGAACTCATGCACGATCCGCTGGTGCTGGTAACGCCTGAGAATCACAGGCTCATCTCTCCGCAGGAGACGCGCAACTTCGATCTCTCCGGCGAACGGCTCATGCTGCTCAAGGAAGGGCATTGCTTTCGCGAGAACATGCTCACGGCCTGCAAGCGTAACAGTGCGGAGATGGCGCCGGTATTTGAGTCCGATCACTTCGGCTCAATCTTTCCTCTTGTCGCAGCAGGGGCAGGGGTTACGATCGCACCTCTGATGGCTGCCTCCCACGCCGCGCATTGCACGATCAGCCCATTGCCCAAGCCGCAGTTTCGCCGCATCGGTTATGCAAGGTTGAAGACGAATGCCACTTTCAAGCCTCTGAGTGCTTTTATAAAATGGCTGCGTTCTGTAGCCTCCGAGAGATCGAAAGCGATGTAA